The genomic window AAGCAGGACGAAATTTTCCTTCCCAAGAAACAAATTCATTATCTCTAACTTGAAGAAGCAGTTCTAGCTTTTCTTTAAAAAGAGCATCATAATCTCTCAAATCATATCCAAAAAGGGGATAAGCTTCAATGGCAGATCCTCTTCCGACAACAATCTCAGTTCTTCCTTTTGAAATTAAATCTAAAGTGGCAAAATTTTGATAAACTCTCACAGGATCTGCAGCGCTTAAAACGGTTACAGCACTTGTCAGTCGGATGTTTTTTGTCCTTGCCGCCGCTGCACTCAAAATAACAGCTGTAGCAGAATCTAAAAACTCTTTTTTATGATGTTCTCCAATTCCGAAAACATCTAGACCAGCCTGATCTGCAAATTCAATTCTTTGCAATAGCTGCTCCATAGCATCAACACTGCTCAGAGTGTTGTTATCGCCATACATTGCCGAAGCAAAACTGTCTATTCCTATTTCCATAAAATAAAGCTAAATTCCAATAATTAAATTCCAAATTCCAAAATCTACAATCTGCAGTCTAAAATTTTCTTAATGTGAGAAACCAAATGAAATGCTTATAATGATAATTAGGATTACAATTAATGTAATGCCAACATACAAGTAATCTTTTTCCAATAAAAACGAAAATAGCGAAAGCAGTACACGTAAAACAGGCGTCATGAACAAGAAAATAATTCCTGTAAATATTAATGATTCACCATTTCCTTGTATTGCACCGTTGTAAACAGCCGCAATTACTTCAAATATATTTCGGTCATTTTCTTTAAAAACAGAATAATCCTCAATCTGATTTCCATTATGAAGCAAATAAACAATTCCGCCAATAAAAGCTACTGATAACGAAATCCAAACTCCGTAACGAAGCAAGTTTCCTATGATTGTCTGAAAATCTTTTTCTCCAAATTTTTCTTCGTGTACCATATTAGATTTTTCCATTTAGTCCGTTATAAATCATGTTTATTGCCAAAACAAAAATCAGGCAGGCAAAAAATATTCTCAATTTCTTCGGATTTGTTCGCACTAAGATTTTGGCTCCAGCCATAGCTCCAAACAAAACTCCAATTACAACCGGCATACAGATTCCAGGTTCGATATATCCTTTTTGAATATAAATTACAGAACTCGCCATTGCTGTAACGCCCATCATAAAATTACTGGTTGTAGTTGAAACTTTAAATGGAACACGCATAATATTGTCCATTGCAATCACTTTAAAAGCGCCAGAACCAATTCCGAGAAGACCAGACATCATTCCGGCAACTCCCATCATACTAAAACCGCCAAGCACGTTTTTAGTTCCGTATTTGACAACTTCGCCATCGTGAGTAGGATAAGTTCCGTCTAATTTTAATTTTTTAGCCAGCGGACTAGATTCCAAAACGATATGTTCTTCTTTTTTTCGAAGCGAATTGATAGCAGAAAAAATCAGTGTTAAGCCGAACAAAACGGCTATAAATGAGGTAGGAGCAATTGTAGAAAGCAATGCTCCGCAAACCGCCCCGATTGTAGTAGCGATTTCGAGAAAAATCCCCATTCGCATGTTGGTAATTCCTTCTTTTACATAAGCAGCGGCAGAACCTGAAGAAGTGGCGATAACAGAAACCAAAGCGGCTCCAATGGCATAATGAATATCGACACCGAGAATAATGGTTAGAAGCGGAATAATAATGATACCGCCTCCTAAGCCTGATAATGAACCGATAAAACCTGCTAAAAAAGCACCTAGAATCATTATAAGCGTAAAGGTAAGTATTGTCATTTAAAATATGTTTTTGTAATTGCTAATTTACGAATACATATTTGTTCATGAACTTAAATATACCTTAAAAATGTTTTTGGTTGATAGTTTTTGGTTTATGGTTTTTAGTTTGTAGTTGATCGTTATTTTTTTGTTGCAATTAACTTCTGCAAAGTTTTTAGGTAGCCATCAACCATCAACCATCAACCATCAACCATCAACTATAAACTATATGCGATTATCAACGGCGAAAGATGTTTTACCAATATTAGCAAGTAGTAAAGCCGCCGCACAACTTGTCCAAACCGAATAGTCTAGAGGTGCTTTTACCGAAACCGAAACCGACATGGCAAAAGCAAAAAAGAACATTAAAATAGTAGTTCCTAAAGCGGCGAGTCTCGTTTTAAAACCAAATAATAATAGAAGACTCAGTAAAACTTCAAAGAAAGTGGCAATTCCTGCCAGAATTTCTGCTGTGGCTTTGTTGGCAAATGAATTGAGGGTTTGTGTGTAGATTACAAAGTTTTCCCAATTTCCCCAGGCAACTTGGTGAGATCCCGGTGCGCCCCAAACTCCAAATCGGTCTGCTACGGCCGAAAGCATTGTGATTCCTAAAACTATTCTTAAAATTAAACCTGCTTCTAATATTGTGATGTTTTTCATTCTATAATTAATTTTTGATTTGAAGATGTTCCAGGTTCTTCTTAACCAAAGTTTTGTTTCCAACTACTTTAAAACCAAGCTTTAAATACAGTTTTTTAGCACTCGGATTGTCTTCTTCAACCAGAAGACCTAAAACCTCTTTATTTTTATGAACGTATTTATCAATCAAAAATTGCAATAATTGAGAACCAATTCCTTTTCCCTGATGTTTCGGATTCACACCTAAAGAGTCAATGTAATACTCTCCAGCGCGTGTTTCCAATTCTGGGTCGAATTCTGGATTATGGTGTTTTCGAACATATTCGACTATCGGAGCACGTAATTCTTCAATGTCTGCGCCGTTATAAATATTTACTGCGCCAATGATTTCGCTGTTTTCCTCAGCCACAAAACAGTTTTGATAAGAATACTGATTATTTTCACTTTCAACGAAATACTGCAGAAAGTCTTTCGCGGAAGCGTAATCTTCTTTCGCAATAAACTTATAAATGATATCTTCCATTGCTAATAATAATATGGGAGCAATATATTTTGAGTCTGATTTTTCGGCTTTTCTTATATTCATAGTGTAGTATTTTTAGCAAATTTAGAGTTTTATTTGAACACATAGAAACATAGCTTTGTTTGTGGTTAAAGGCGTTTCACTTGTCTGAATGCACATAGCTTTGTGGATTAGACTTTGAGAAAGTTTTAAACCAAGTATTTTGGGAAATTAAGCATTACATAAAAGTAACCACAATCATTGTCATTTCGACGAAGGAGAAATCTCCGTAAGAAACTCGACATAGATTGGCCTTTCTTTACGGAGCTACTTGTGGAGATTTCTCCTTCGTCGAAATGACAAAAATGCGCAAACTAACTTTGTAATTTATCTTTTATGAATCTGCGTGAAACAAAAAAATCTGCCGAATATATACAAATATACGCTCAATATATACCAATTAAGAGATTTCAACTCGTCTTATATTTGTAGTATAGTTTTAATTTAAACATTAAAAAGAAATGAAAGCAATAGGATTTAAAACATCATTACCCATAGAAAACCCAGAAAGTTTTATCGAATTTGAAGCTGTAAAACCCATTCCTGGACCGCACGATCTATTAGTTAAAATTGACGCGATTTCAGTAAATCCCGTCGATTTTAAGATTCGCCAGAATAGCGCAAAAGATACTGTTTTAGAAACTCCAAAAATCATTGGCTGGGACGCTGTCGGAATCGTTCAGGCTGTCGGACAAGACGTTACTTTGTTTGAAGTAGGAGATCCTGTTTATTATGCTGGAGATATTACCAAACAAGGAAGCAATGCCGAATATCAGATTATTGACGAAAGGATCGTGGGCAGAAAACCTAAATCATTATGTGTGGAAGAATCAGCAGTAATTCCGTTAACGGCTTTAACTGCTTGGGAAATTCTATTTGACAGAATCAGAATTACGGCAGATAAAGACAAAGGAAAATCAATTTTGATTATTGGTGGAGCAGGAGGAGT from Flavobacterium sp. KACC 22763 includes these protein-coding regions:
- a CDS encoding DUF1634 domain-containing protein, producing MEKSNMVHEEKFGEKDFQTIIGNLLRYGVWISLSVAFIGGIVYLLHNGNQIEDYSVFKENDRNIFEVIAAVYNGAIQGNGESLIFTGIIFLFMTPVLRVLLSLFSFLLEKDYLYVGITLIVILIIIISISFGFSH
- a CDS encoding sulfite exporter TauE/SafE family protein, with protein sequence MTILTFTLIMILGAFLAGFIGSLSGLGGGIIIIPLLTIILGVDIHYAIGAALVSVIATSSGSAAAYVKEGITNMRMGIFLEIATTIGAVCGALLSTIAPTSFIAVLFGLTLIFSAINSLRKKEEHIVLESSPLAKKLKLDGTYPTHDGEVVKYGTKNVLGGFSMMGVAGMMSGLLGIGSGAFKVIAMDNIMRVPFKVSTTTSNFMMGVTAMASSVIYIQKGYIEPGICMPVVIGVLFGAMAGAKILVRTNPKKLRIFFACLIFVLAINMIYNGLNGKI
- a CDS encoding DoxX family membrane protein — translated: MKNITILEAGLILRIVLGITMLSAVADRFGVWGAPGSHQVAWGNWENFVIYTQTLNSFANKATAEILAGIATFFEVLLSLLLLFGFKTRLAALGTTILMFFFAFAMSVSVSVKAPLDYSVWTSCAAALLLANIGKTSFAVDNRI
- a CDS encoding GNAT family N-acetyltransferase; this translates as MNIRKAEKSDSKYIAPILLLAMEDIIYKFIAKEDYASAKDFLQYFVESENNQYSYQNCFVAEENSEIIGAVNIYNGADIEELRAPIVEYVRKHHNPEFDPELETRAGEYYIDSLGVNPKHQGKGIGSQLLQFLIDKYVHKNKEVLGLLVEEDNPSAKKLYLKLGFKVVGNKTLVKKNLEHLQIKN